In a single window of the Bacteroidota bacterium genome:
- the recA gene encoding recombinase RecA, which yields MSKEKETKDVNKEINKEKYKALQLTLDKLEKTYGKGAIMKLGDSAIENVEVISTGSLTLDLALGIGGFPKGRVIEIYGPESSGKTTLAIHAIAQAQKNGGIAAFIDAEHAFDRVYAHNLGVDTDNLLISQPDNGEQALEITENLIRSGAIDIIVIDSVAALTPKSEIEGEMGDSKMGLQARLMSQALRKLTATISRTGCCCIFINQLREKIGVMFGNPETTTGGNALKFYASVRLDIRRIGQIKDADNVIGNRTRVKVVKNKVAPPFRQAEFDILYGEGISKVGEIIDIGVEQNIIKKSGSWFSYGDTKLGQGRDAVKNLLLDNLELAEELEMKIKAVLYKVPVN from the coding sequence ATGAGTAAAGAAAAAGAAACAAAAGACGTGAATAAAGAAATTAACAAGGAGAAGTATAAAGCACTTCAATTAACTTTAGATAAGTTGGAAAAAACATATGGCAAAGGTGCCATTATGAAACTTGGAGATTCAGCCATTGAAAATGTAGAGGTAATATCCACAGGTTCATTGACACTTGATCTTGCATTAGGGATTGGTGGATTTCCAAAGGGAAGAGTTATTGAGATTTATGGCCCTGAATCATCTGGTAAAACAACCCTGGCCATTCACGCTATTGCCCAGGCCCAGAAGAATGGTGGAATAGCTGCCTTTATAGATGCAGAACATGCATTTGACAGAGTATATGCTCACAATTTAGGTGTTGACACAGATAACCTGCTAATTTCTCAACCAGATAATGGGGAGCAAGCACTTGAAATCACTGAAAACCTTATCCGATCAGGAGCTATTGATATTATTGTAATTGACTCTGTAGCCGCATTAACACCAAAAAGTGAAATAGAAGGGGAGATGGGTGATTCTAAAATGGGCTTACAAGCAAGATTGATGTCACAGGCATTGAGAAAATTAACCGCCACTATAAGCAGGACAGGTTGCTGTTGCATATTTATCAATCAATTAAGGGAAAAGATCGGTGTAATGTTTGGTAATCCTGAAACTACAACGGGTGGAAATGCACTTAAGTTTTATGCTTCTGTAAGACTTGATATAAGAAGAATAGGCCAAATTAAAGATGCCGATAATGTAATTGGGAACAGAACAAGAGTAAAAGTTGTAAAAAACAAAGTTGCTCCACCTTTTCGTCAGGCTGAATTTGACATTTTATATGGAGAAGGAATTTCAAAGGTTGGAGAAATTATTGATATTGGTGTTGAGCAAAATATTATAAAGAAAAGTGGATCATGGTTCAGTTATGGAGATACCAAACTTGGACAGGGAAGAGATGCTGTTAAGAATTTATTGCTGGATAACCTTGAGCTTGCCGAGGAATTGGAAATGAAAATTAAAGCTGTTTTATATAAAGTACCGGTTAATTAA
- the rplT gene encoding 50S ribosomal protein L20, with amino-acid sequence MPRSVNTVASRARRKKILKLTRGYFGARKNVWTVAKNTLEKGLTYAYRDRKAKKRTFRGLWIQRINAGVREHGMSYSEFMGKVHAKGINLNRKVLADLAMNHPIAFKSVVDSVK; translated from the coding sequence ATGCCAAGATCGGTCAATACGGTGGCTTCTAGAGCCCGCAGAAAAAAAATATTAAAATTAACCAGAGGTTATTTCGGTGCAAGAAAAAATGTTTGGACTGTTGCTAAAAATACTTTAGAAAAAGGTTTAACTTACGCATATCGCGATAGAAAAGCAAAAAAGAGAACTTTCAGAGGACTGTGGATCCAAAGAATTAATGCAGGAGTAAGAGAACACGGTATGTCTTATTCTGAATTTATGGGTAAAGTTCATGCAAAAGGAATTAACCTTAACAGAAAAGTACTTGCTGATTTAGCAATGAACCATCCAATTGCTTTTAAAAGCGTTGTAGATTCTGTAAAGTAA
- the nth gene encoding endonuclease III: MTKTERFKKVLEYFAQHNPEAETELRYSSAFELLVAVILSAQCTDKRINIVTPSLFKRFPDPQTLAASSQEEVFDYIKSISYPNNKAKSLIGMARMLCEEFNGIIPSEIDALQKLPGVGRKTANVIASVVFNKPALAVDTHVFRVSARLGLTVNARTPLETERQLVKYIPESQIAVAHHWLILHGRYVCIARKPKCLICPLTAYCKYYQKNSSVLPDKITNT; the protein is encoded by the coding sequence ATGACCAAAACAGAACGTTTTAAAAAAGTATTGGAATATTTTGCCCAGCACAATCCTGAGGCTGAAACAGAGTTGCGCTATTCCAGCGCTTTTGAACTACTTGTAGCAGTAATTCTATCTGCTCAATGTACCGACAAAAGAATAAATATTGTTACTCCTTCTTTGTTTAAACGTTTTCCTGATCCACAAACTCTTGCTGCCTCATCCCAAGAGGAGGTTTTTGATTACATTAAAAGCATAAGTTATCCTAACAATAAAGCCAAGAGCCTTATTGGTATGGCCAGAATGCTTTGTGAAGAATTTAATGGAATTATTCCCTCGGAAATTGATGCCTTGCAAAAATTGCCCGGAGTTGGCAGAAAAACTGCAAATGTTATTGCCTCAGTTGTATTTAATAAACCCGCCCTTGCTGTAGACACTCATGTTTTCAGAGTATCAGCCCGATTAGGGCTCACTGTTAATGCGCGAACTCCTCTTGAAACAGAAAGGCAGCTTGTTAAATACATCCCCGAATCTCAAATTGCTGTTGCTCATCATTGGTTGATTTTACATGGAAGATATGTTTGTATAGCCCGAAAACCCAAATGTTTAATATGTCCGCTAACTGCCTACTGCAAATACTATCAGAAAAATAGTTCTGTTTTGCCAGATAAAATTACCAATACTTAA
- a CDS encoding tetratricopeptide repeat protein has protein sequence MYNPKILLVFICSFLLFSCVQKEQEEKIEDVVVAVSADSALVFINEKIKKNPNDPKLYHERAKYFLQTNGNIDAALSDMSRLFKLDSSKAEYFVTLSDLYFTKGLAGNVKAALEKALELEPENIDARMKLAELHLYLKNYKESIGNIDKILRIDKYNAKAYFIKGMAFKESGDTAKAVSSFQTTVEQDPDYYHAYMQLGLLFATQKNKLALDYYNNALKVTPNSIEAWYAAGVFCQENNMHKKAIESYFNILEIDTEHVYAHYNLGYVHSEYLKEYKTAIDHFSNALSFKPSYYEALYMRGYCYERLGDFPKALENYDLALKINPDYYLAYIGKSRVKKN, from the coding sequence ATGTACAATCCAAAGATTTTACTCGTTTTTATTTGTTCTTTTTTGCTTTTTTCATGTGTTCAAAAAGAGCAGGAAGAAAAAATTGAAGATGTTGTTGTTGCTGTTTCTGCAGATTCCGCCCTTGTTTTTATTAATGAAAAAATAAAGAAAAACCCCAATGATCCCAAGCTCTATCATGAGCGGGCAAAGTACTTTTTGCAAACAAATGGCAATATAGATGCTGCGCTTTCTGATATGTCCAGGCTTTTTAAGCTTGATAGCTCAAAGGCAGAATATTTTGTTACTCTTTCCGACTTGTATTTTACAAAAGGTCTTGCCGGAAATGTGAAGGCAGCCTTAGAAAAGGCGCTTGAGCTAGAGCCTGAAAATATTGATGCACGTATGAAATTGGCAGAACTGCATTTATATTTAAAAAATTACAAGGAATCAATTGGAAACATCGATAAAATTTTAAGAATAGACAAGTATAATGCGAAGGCTTATTTTATTAAGGGAATGGCTTTTAAGGAATCCGGAGATACTGCCAAGGCTGTTTCAAGCTTTCAAACTACTGTTGAGCAGGATCCTGATTATTACCACGCTTATATGCAACTGGGGCTTTTATTTGCAACCCAAAAAAACAAACTTGCTCTTGATTACTATAACAATGCATTAAAAGTAACACCCAATAGTATTGAGGCTTGGTATGCAGCAGGAGTTTTTTGCCAGGAAAACAACATGCATAAGAAAGCGATTGAATCTTATTTCAATATTTTGGAAATAGACACTGAACATGTCTATGCTCATTATAACCTTGGTTATGTTCATTCTGAATATCTTAAAGAGTATAAAACAGCAATTGATCATTTTAGTAATGCCTTATCTTTTAAGCCTTCCTATTATGAGGCTTTATACATGCGCGGTTATTGTTATGAGCGCTTGGGGGATTTTCCTAAAGCGCTGGAAAATTATGATTTAGCATTGAAAATCAATCCTGATTATTATTTGGCTTATATTGGAAAAAGCAGAGTAAAAAAGAATTAA
- a CDS encoding sigma-70 family RNA polymerase sigma factor: protein MSQQLNDHELVSQYLSGNENALETLISRHKSKIYSYILQIVKDHQLAEDVFQDTFFKVINTLRKGNYNEEGKFLPWVLRIAHNLVIDHFRKNKRMPVVDGGEDFDIFDILPLKQGNIEDKLIKDQIHEDVRKLIQYLPPDQKEVLMLRHYSDMSFKEIADLTNVSINTALGRMRYALINLRKLIAEKDIILTR from the coding sequence ATGAGTCAGCAATTAAATGACCATGAACTCGTAAGTCAGTATTTAAGTGGAAATGAAAATGCCCTTGAGACGCTAATCAGCAGACACAAAAGCAAAATCTATTCCTACATATTACAAATAGTTAAAGATCATCAACTCGCAGAGGATGTTTTTCAGGATACTTTTTTCAAGGTAATTAACACCTTGCGCAAAGGAAATTATAACGAAGAGGGGAAATTCCTTCCCTGGGTTCTTCGTATTGCGCATAATCTGGTTATTGACCATTTCAGAAAAAACAAGAGAATGCCAGTAGTTGACGGTGGTGAGGATTTTGACATATTTGATATTTTACCTTTAAAACAGGGTAATATTGAAGATAAATTAATCAAGGATCAGATCCATGAGGATGTTAGAAAACTTATTCAATATCTTCCACCCGATCAGAAAGAAGTGTTAATGTTAAGACATTATAGTGATATGAGCTTTAAAGAAATAGCTGATCTTACTAATGTTAGTATAAATACTGCGCTAGGAAGAATGAGATACGCTTTGATTAATTTAAGAAAACTTATTGCGGAAAAGGACATAATTCTTACCAGGTAA
- the bcp gene encoding thioredoxin-dependent thiol peroxidase encodes MTHLKQGDKAPDFTGVDQDGNLVSLSDFKDKMLVLYFYPKDNTPGCTLQACNLRDNYSVLKSKGISILGVSADSEEKHRKFIEKYDLPFPLLADTDKKICKAYGVWGEKKFMGKVFDGIHRSTFLIDENSLIRALITKVTTKNHTEQILSILN; translated from the coding sequence ATGACACATTTAAAACAAGGTGATAAAGCTCCCGATTTCACAGGGGTTGATCAGGATGGGAACCTTGTTTCTTTAAGTGATTTTAAAGACAAAATGCTTGTTTTGTATTTTTATCCCAAAGACAATACCCCTGGATGTACTCTTCAAGCTTGCAATTTGAGGGATAATTATTCTGTTTTAAAAAGTAAAGGGATCAGTATATTAGGTGTAAGTGCTGATTCTGAGGAAAAACACAGAAAATTTATTGAAAAATATGACCTGCCGTTTCCTTTACTTGCAGATACCGACAAAAAAATCTGTAAAGCTTATGGTGTATGGGGAGAAAAGAAATTTATGGGAAAAGTGTTTGATGGAATTCATCGTAGCACCTTTCTAATTGATGAAAACAGCTTGATTAGGGCTCTAATTACCAAAGTGACAACTAAAAATCATACAGAACAAATCCTATCAATACTAAATTAA